The window GCCTCAACATTACCGTATGGAAGGTCCAACCAAACTAAAAGTCATGGCACCAATGACAAATCGCAAAGAACGCATCAAGTTTGTGGACCAGCTACTAACCCAATTATCAGAAAACACAATATAATCCAAAACATACAAACCAAACGGCTGGCTTTACTAAGTCAGCCGTTTGTATGAATTGGAAATACAAGCACTAAAGTGCGGAGATTACCTTGAAAAAACTGATTTATTTGCTTCTTCTGGCCGTTAGTTGGCCATCATTTGCGGCGAGACAGTTTGATGTAGAAGTGATTCTATTCAAGCGAAATATTAACCCTGAACAAGTTAACGAATCTTGGCCTAAACAACTCAAAAAAATTGATATGCAAGGCGCCCTATCTTTGGAAGATACGGCGGCATTAAAAGCGAAAGGGGTAACAATTCTACCTGCTAGCCAATATGCACTTGATGCCCAATATAACAAACTTAAAAAACACGCTGGCTTTACGCCTCTTGCCCACATTGCATGGCGCCAAGGTGATCAGAATCAGGCTAATGCACCGAAGTTATATATCACAGCAGGGCGTGATTTCTCTGAACAGTTTTTACCTGATGGCCGTTCAAAAAAGAATGTTGAGCAGCCTAAAAATGCAGACTCGCTTAACACTAATACCAACAATGCTGGCATTACAATCACAGCAGATAACAATCCCCCTCGACTCTCAGATTCCAATAACGATGTAGATGCCAATACAAGATCTGATTCGCTATATCAATTAAACGGAATGCTACAAGTCTATGTTCAGCATTACTTATTCTTAGATGCCAACCTCGATTTACGAGAGCCAAGTCGTCGTGAAGTTATTATGACTAAACCATTGCTTGAAAGCATCGTTAATGAACAAAATGCGATAAATGTAGAAAGTGATACAGCCACAGGAAATGGCATTGACGTAAACAGCAATGTTCAAATTGGTCACCTACAAGAAGTGAAAAAGAACATTAAGGTTGAAGAGTTTTTGAAGCCTTATCGTCTATCACAACAGCGTCGTATGCGCAGTGGCGAAATACATTACTTAGATAACCCACTATTAGGCGTTATTATTCAAGTACGCCGAGTAGGAAGCTAACTTATATACTCAAGTTACCTCAAGCTGCTCGTTTCAGCGAGAATCCTGCATCTTGAGGTGACTTGGGTATACTACCAATTAGCCCTCGTACTGCGGGGCTTTTTACATAATTGAGTGCGAATTCAATGCTATGCTTCGATAGGTCATCTCGTTTTATCACGCAAAAAAGAGTAGGTAAACAATAATAATGAAAATGGACTTTGAGCTATCAACTCCGCGATTAATTTTACGTCCTTTTAAAACTGTCGATTTACTCGCTCACCTTACTGCAGTTCAAGAATCTACCGAACAATTAAGCCCTTGGCTTGAGTGGTGCACGCCGCATTACGATCAGCATGACGCTCATGAATGGATTGCATCAAGCCGATTAAGCTGGCAGACAGACATGAGCTATGAGCTTGCCATTTTTGACCGTTTTGACGATACCTTTGTTGGCAGTGTATCTATCAGTGCATTAATTCCTATGTGTAATTCTGCCAACCTTGGTTACTGGGTACGAACGTCATACCATCGCCAAGGTATCGCATCAGAAGCCTGTTTAGCACTCGCCCAGTTCGCCTTTATGACCTTAGGGTTAACGCGATTAGAGATCATCGTTCACCCTGATAACTATCCGAGCCAAAAAACTGCCATTGCCTGTAATGCACAGTTTGAATGTGAAGCAAGAAACCGAATATTTACCCATGGAAAAATCCATAATGGGCTCGTATATTCCTTAATTCCTGAAGATCTGTTTCCACGCTGAATTACAGTAAACTTATTTTAAATCTAACCGTTAGGAAAACACCGTGTTTAAAATTATTGTTACCATCGCCCTTATTGGCTTAGTGATTTTCTTTGTACAACGTTCTTACAGCAACAAACAAGCTGCAGGCGAAAACATCAAAATAGGTCAGGAGTTTCTAGCAGAAAATAAACTCAAAGACGGTGTAAAAACGACAGATTCAGGTCTTCAGTACTTAGTTTTACAAGAAGGTACGGGAGCAGAACACCCTAAAGCTTCAGATAAAGTAACCGTTCACTACCACGGCACATTAATTAATGGTTCTGTGTTTGATAGTTCTGTTGATCGCGGCAAAACAATTTCTTTTGGTTTGAATCAAGTAATCAAAGGTTGGACGGAAGGTGTGCAGCTGATGGTTATTGGCGAGAAAACACGCTTTTTTATCCCGTCGAAATTAGCATATGGTAACGGTGGCGCGGGCATTATTCCCCCTGGTTCTGTGTTGATTTTTGATGTGGAATTATTCAAGATTAACTAATGTGAATCTAGACAAATATCAACGATCAGAGTGATAATACCATCCTACATAAGTATTTGATCATTCTTGCTAGTTAAAATAACTTATAACATCGTTATGAATTTTGTAATTAGAGCCACTAGTTATCTGTAATTCACGCCTAGTTATAAGCGATTTTTCCTGCGCAACATTATGATCAACTACTTACCTAGAATGGTATAAGCAACTTATTTAAGTTGCTATTATTGAATCGGCATGAGTGAAACGGCATAAAAAATGCCAGCTTTGTTATAACAAAGCTGGCATTTTTATTTAAATCAATACGTTATAAAAGTGCGATTAGTGCAGTTTTAAGTTCGGACGAAGTACACGGTTAATACGGCCAACCAACATCATCAAACCGGTTTTAAATACACCGTGAAGCGCGACTAAATGCATGCGATAGAGAGAGATATACACGATACGTGCAATGCGCCCTTCTACCATCATTGAGCCTTTCGTCAGGTTACCCATCAAGCTACCAACTGTAGAAAAACGACTCAGTGATACCAGTGAACCATGATCACTGTATACATAAGGCTTTTGCTCACGGTCTGTAATTTTAGCGACAATATTAGAGAAACAACGACTTGCCATTTGGTGTGCAGCCTGCGCGCGAGGTGGTACAAAACTACCATCTTCTTGCACACATGATGCAAGATCACCAATTGCGTAAATGTCGTCATCACGCGTTGTCTGTAATGTTGGCTTAACCACTAACTGATTAATACGGTTAGTTTCTAGCCCTGCAATATCCTTCATGAAATCAGGCGCTTTAATACCCGCAGCCCATACCATGATGTGTGCCGGAATATGTTCACCGTCTTTGGTTGTTAGACCAGTAGAATCAGCTTTTGTCACCATTGTCATGGTGCGAACATTCACGCCTAATTTGGTTAATTCGCTGTGAGCTGCAGATGAAATACGTGGCGGTAATGCAGGAAGAATACGCTCACCAGCCTCAATAAGATTGACGTTCAAACGTGAACTGTCTAAATCACCAAAACCATATGTACGTAATTCAGCAACTGCATTATGTAGTTCAGCAGATAGCTCAACACCTGTTGCCCCAGCACCAACAATCGCAATATCAACTGTTTTTAATTCTTTATTCGCATGAAGCTTCAAGAATTGGTTATTCATTTCAGTACGGAAACGATGTGCTTGCTCCGGACTATCAAGGAAAATGCAGTTATCTTTTACACCTGGAGTGTTAAAGTCATTGGATGTAGATCCAATCGCCATAACCAAAATATCGTAATCAAGATTACGTTCTGGCATTAGCAGTTCGTTGTGCTCATCATGGAGCTCAGCTAACGTTATCACCTTATTTTCACGATCAATCTCTTTCAAACTACCCATCTGAAAGTCGAAATGATGATTTTTTGCATGAGCACGGTAACTTAAAGCATCAACACCGGCATCCATGGAACCTGTTGCAACTTCGTGCAAAAGTGGTTTCCATAAATGGCTGGCTTTACGATCAACTAATGTGACTTGGGCGCGCCCTTTACGACCTAGTGTTCTTCCAAGCTTTGTAGCAAGCTCTAGACCACCAGCGCCACCGCCTACAACGATAATACGCGTCACAATAACTTCCTCTTTATTTTATAGAATTCTTTGGATATACAGACTGACTAAATCTGGCAGACGGATCTGTGATCCGCCTGAGGTGTAGGAGGGCTTAAGACTATTCTTTAAACGCTTTCATAGCTTGTAGATGCTGCGAGATCTTTTTAAATTTATGATTTTGTGTCTCATCCCAAATGATTTTATAGAAATCACTGAGCGCATCACTTGTGAGCTGATTATCTAACACTTCATCATTAGTTGAAAGTACACAGAGGCAATTACCTGCATTTTTTTCACGAAAATCGGCAACACACTTAGTGCCGATATCGATATATTCTTCAGGGCGATCGATCCTCCCTTCCATATTGACGCTAGGGTTTAAGTTTGGGTTAAAAATAACCTGCTTAATACCGCATAAAAAACCAATACGCTCAGCCCAATATCCACCCAGCCCAACCCCACAAATTAATGGCTTAGTATCATCTGACTCTTCTATTAGTTTATGCACTTCCTTAATTAAATGCTGCATATCATGCTTAGGATGCAAAGTACTGTAGTTAACGAAACGAACATCAGGGTCAATGAATTGCAGTTGTAACACTTTCTCGTGATTACCTGGGCTATTTGAATCAAAGCCATGCAGATAAATAATCATATTGTCTCCCTCTTGCTCTTAACAAAACATCACCATTTGGCGTGTAATTATGCATTTTTTCGTTACAATAATTTAATCTACCATGTTTTATAAGGTTTAAAAGACTGAAATTGAAAACTATGACTCCGTTTGCAAAAACATCATTTTTCATTGATCAACATAGCGATATCTTTTCGCATATCAACCAGCCTACTATTCAAATAACGTGTCTGTTTACTACTTAGAGTATGGTTTAATCGACGTAATACATCGAAGCGCCTCGTTAAATAAACATTAACATCAAGTTGTACACTGGCATTTTCGAAAGCGATCAACTGCTGTAGTAACACATTCAGTTTAGATTCGAAATCTGGATTATCTCGCTTTTTTATTAGTTCTTGCCAATCACGAAGAAAATCACGCCATATTGAAAAGAATATAGGCTCCATTTCAACCTGATATTCAGTCAATTCAAGTAATATCGCTTTTTGTTTATTAGACAAAGAGCCTATCCAACCACGGGCTGCATTTTGTAATTTATCACGCCGTATAACTATTTTTTCCTTGGGCGATAATTGCTTTCGTTTTGCTATTACCTGCTCTATTTTTTTCTCTAAGTTCTGATTTAGCTCATTAATTTGACTTGCACTTAGCGATTGAATCATTGCAGCAAAAGGTTTAGATAAAACACTCGTAGACTCTTTACCAGCCTCAGTGAACTTTAAATAATAGCCGCGAATTTGATTAAAGCTAAGCGGTTTAGCCAAGTCAGCTTGCAGTTCATCAATTAAGCGGTGGAATTTAGGCAGCTCTTTGGTGCGGTGAATCACCAAAGCGATATCTAGGTTTCTTTCAAATGTACGTTCTTGCGTTGAGTTAAGGCTGACATAATCTGCAAGATAATAGGTAACCCAAAAATTCAATGTATTGTAGCCAAGCCGTAGCGTACACCCAGTAAGCAATATAACCATAACTGAACAACACACCCATCGTGTTCGATTTTTAGTCATTCGTAGATAATACCCAGCTCAAATTGATATATAAACTATATACCCAAGTTAACTTTAGATGCTCATATCAACGAAAGAACCATTAATTGTCGGTAAGCGCAACCAGCAGCTGCAAGGCTTGTTCTGTGTATGTGTCATCCTGCCAAAGTTCAGCCCCGACAAGAAACCATAATAAAGCCAAAAATTCACACCACGGTTGCCACAATGCTACCGCTTTATGCCATGCCTGAGTGCCTGTTATCTGAAGCGCTGAACAATATGCATTAACAGCCATAAAAGGATCGAGCCTGTTGGCATTAATGGTTAACGCAAGATCTAATGATGGGTCACCAGCCGCGGCATACTCCCAATCAATGATCTTATACCCACCATCTTCTGTTTGAATAATGTTGTAACGGCCTAAATCATGATGGCAACACGTATCAGCAAAGCCAATTGGCAATGCTTTATGTTGGAAATCAGCATATACAGACTGAAGAAGAGGCGTTTTAACATGTTCAGGTATGAACTGCCAATAATGTTCAATTTTTGATTTTACATCTAACCGCCAAGCAGGCACTGGGAGTCGATGCACCCTCGCTTGCAATGCCATTAAATCAACATCAGATAACAACGAACGTTGTTTAGTCTTATCACTAAGCGCTGCTTGCTCTTCTTCAACAACCTGCCCAATCACCCATTCAACTAATAAGCCGCTCTCTAATAACCGATACGGTGCAGGAGCGACATGCTGAGACTGAATTAATGACAGTATTTGGTATTCGTGTTGACGAGAAACCCCAAAAGCACGGGATGAAGCCGCATTCGGTCGCCAAACATACTGATGAATCGTCGAGGTTGTTGGCTGAGATGTCGAACGCAGAGAAGGTGGAAAGCTGTCAGGTTTGTGTAGCGGGATATGATGCCGTAATTCAAGTAACCAACATCGATTACTAAGACCGCCAGAAAGCGGCCTTGCTGTAATAAATTCAACATTGGCTAGAGCACTAAGCACTGATTGATCGAATGTTTTCACTTAGTACCTTTCTAATAAAATTAGGTTATTCCTGCTCATTGATATCGACCGACATAACGAACAAGCAATAACCTAAATTATTTATCACTGATGTGAATTAACTGAGATTACCAACCAAGAAAGCTTTTAGCTTCTTGCTTACGAATTTCAGTTTCATCTGCCCACTCAATCAGACCTGTTTTCAGATCCATTAGGCGCATTGTCATTTTGTAGTAAACGTCTTTATCGCTACCCGCTTGTTTCACAATGCTTGATAAGTTGCCGTACAGCATGTACTGAGCACCAACCATTTGACCAAACTGAATCGCAGTGCTTTGGTTCACTAGCTCGTCATCATTTTGGAAGTTAAGTTGCTTACGTACTGCTTCAACACGCGTCATATCAACAAAACGGAACTTACCAGAGTTAAGTAAACGTGTACTGATCGAATCGGTTACAGATTCGGTATCAATGTGCTCACTGGTTTTGTTCTTGATGCTATCAACAACAATAATTGGACGCTGATTCGCACCGGTAATCGCCGCAACAGAGCCAGACGATAACATGCTGTCTGTCATCTCTTCGGCAATTTTCTGCAGATCAGTAGATCCAAATTCAATCGTTGTTGTTTCTGCCTGTTGCGCATCGCCATAGCTAACCTTTTGCGCACAACCACCTAATAAAACAGCGACACCCAATAATGCAATAATGCTTTTTTTCATTTTCTTACCTTCAAACGTTGTAATTAATAATTAGCTTCTCGAATATAAATACGATATTGCTTGGCTTCCAGGCTTCTTGCCATTGCTTGCAATGTCATGGTGTCTTTGCCGTGTAAGATAAACTGGCGCCAAGGTGAATCGCTACCGCTGATCTCTAAGCCTTGACCGTCATACCAATAAAAACGGTACTGTAGCTCTAAATCACTATTGATTTTGCTTGTTACAGGTACGCCTGCTTTCATTAAGCCATTATTATGACCAACTGTTGCACGTTCAATGGATAAGCGATTCGCCAGTGATGAATTACCAATAACGACATTTTGGTTACTACTTTCAATACTGATACCCGATGTAGTCGTACTACAGGCAGTGAGTGCGAAAGCGAATAACAATATGGATAAATATTTCATTAGATTCCTCCTAATAGCGTCGACCACCAGCTAATCTGATTACCCTGCCGAGACACCCAAACCATGGTTGTTCGATTAGCTTTCACATCGACATTCAATTGCTGTCCATTCCAACTTAAGTTATGCATTCCAGCACTTAAGTCCTTATGATAGATATCCACATTTGCAGGTAACGACTGCCAACTTCGGGTATCTGGTTGCTCTGTTAAGGTATTAAAGATATTGGCTAAAATGTTACCGACATCATTTCCCTTACTTGCTGCCGATTTACGCACTTCATTTTTAGCCAGTACACGTAATGATTGTCGAACTACAATGGCGGGTAGTGCTTCGTTTAAGCTATTTTTTGCCATGTCGTTCACGCTCGTGACTTGCCCGCCATTCACTGGCTGGTTGTCTAACTTTAACGGCGTAAAACGTTTAACTGGTTTATTCGAATAATACGGCAATGCTAAATTATATATTGCACCATCACCACGGCTATCAGGTAACCATAATGGCAAACGCCAATTATCAAGCGCTTGTACTACACCTTTCTCATCAAAAATAACAACACGACCATTACCTTGCACTGGCTGTTCATACTTGCCATAACGTGCTTGTAAGGTCGGTAAATCGTTTGTCATATTCAAGGCTGTTGCTACACGTAAAACAGTATTCGCTATAAAGGTATTATTCGGTGCAACTGCAAAAGCACGCTTGTAATCAATATAGGCGTCGTTCAAATTGCCATCGGCTTCATACAACACCCCTGACAGGTAGAATAAATAACCATTTTGCACCTGACCAAGCTTTTTCCCCGCATCAGGATAACGAGCGAGTACAGCACCAACATTATTGCTAATGCCTTTTTTCTGTACTTCTTTTTCTGCACTCTTTAATTGTGCCTCACGCTGCTTACGTGCCGCTTCTTGTACCTGATTGGCACGACGAACTTCAATTAAGGCGCCTTCAAGCTTTTTTTGCTCAAGATAATTCAATGCTAAATAAAGGTGTAAAAAGCCCAGCTCATAATCGGCAGGCTTATAGGTGATCATATTATCATTTGTTAACAAAGCTCCCGCCTGATTCAAGCCTTCCGAAACCTGAATAGTTGCTTGGCGTTGCTGCTCTTTCACTGCCATATCGGCACGCTGAAAAGCACCAAAACTGGTTGGATATTGCTGAGCAACAAAACTTATTCGACCGCGCTCCATGCCATCAAGAATATCCCCAGCAGGGGCATCAGGTAGCGCATCAACAGCCTTGCTATATAAGCCTTGTTCTAGTGCCAAATGTGTATCAGCATTTGCAGCACTATAATGACTAAACAAATTCTGAGTAGATAAGTTAGCACAGGCCATCAAACTGAAAGAAAGCAACACTACTGCGGCATGTTTAAACATGAATTTGATAACCACATCCTATGAAAAAATCCTGAGATATTAGAATACTAGCCCTGTTTCGATTAAAACGAAAAAGACTGGCTAATATACCCAAGCTTAGCGATATAAAAATAGACAAAGACCATCCGAAGTCACTTCAAGATACACGTTTGCACCTTAAAGCGACTCGGGTATTACATTTACCCGACTAACATCGGCCCTAATGGACGACCACCCAGTAAATGCATATGGATATGGTAAACTTCCTGTCCACCATGCGGGTTACAATTCACGATTAAACGGTAACCATTTTCTGCAACACCCTCTTTCTCTGCTAGCTTACGTGCAACAGTGAACATGCGCCCCATCATTACTTCATCTTCAGCTTCTACATCATTCACTGTAGGAATAAGCTTATTAGGAATAATTAAGATATGGCTCGGTGCTCGTGGATTGATATCACGAAAAGCCGTGACCAAATCATCTTGATACAAGACATCTGCTGGGATTTCTTTGCGAATAATTTTACTGAAGATAGTTTCTTCTGCCATATCAAGCTCCGTTTAGATTAAAACTAACGTCATCAGTATGCTTGAGTAAAACGCACAGAGCAATATTGGACACTGTTTTAAACGCATTTACCAGTGAAACTTACACCAAATAATTTTTTTTTTGATGCAGCCGTCAAAGTATGCGTTCAATCAATTACTTATTATCAAGGATGATAATAACCTTGTTAAAAAGACTGATAGAGTAATGAAAGGTCGATTTCCCCTTTTTTTAACGACTTATTTTGTGATTGAAAATTCAGCAGCAAGAATGATAAAAAGCCAATACAGACAAGTTCATACTATGTAATTAATAAAGCCTCATTCTAAATTAACGTTGTGAGTCAGCATTGAACGCTCACCTTGAAATATACTCTTTAGGGATATTATGAAATCAAAAAAACAAACCTCAGTGATACAACGAATATATGCTGGGTTTGCGCTAATGGTCGCACTGCTTATTGCCACCATTGTTCTGATGCTTGATGGAACAAGCCGCATTCATCAACAACTTGAATCTGTTACGACCAATGCACTCCCGCTTGTTTCCACTACAAACCAAACAAGTGTCAGTCTGCTAGCTGCCGATAAAATTTTCAAGGACTACCTTACCACGCAAGATCCCACTCGGATGCAAACCTATGAAACTAACTTTACTCAAGCCCAAGACGCGTTTGTACAAGCAAGAGAGCAACTTGCTAAAGTGGCAAAAGGCAACCCAACGTTAAATGCTTACCTTGGAGACCTCTCGGCATTAGAAGATCGTTACTTCAACGAAGCACACAGTGCAATGAACAACTATCGTGTTCAATTACTCGCCCAAGAAGAACGCCAACAATCCACACGCCGCTTTCAACAGCTACACACTGAACTCAATGTTCGTATGAAAGAATACATTGCTGATCAAGATAATCTTTCCGTAAAAATGATCGCTATGAGTTACTTTAATCAGCTAGCTAAAACGGAGACGATCACATCAGATGCCCTCGCAACTGAAGATATCGCGAAAATTGAAAAGGCGCTTAAAAATAACAGAAAATTCGTTAACCACCTTGGCCAATCATATCGAGCTCTTACATCCCAATTACCGGAAGTAAAACGCATTTTTGATAAAACCGTCGCTCAATACAAGCTAGATATTGGGCAAAAAGGTGGAGTACTTGATCAGCACTATGAATATATAGAAGCAAGAAATCGTCTATACGACAATATTGCAGTGCTAGCCGCTGAAATTGATCAAGCAATGGTGTTACTTGATAACTTCAGAACGCTTGCGAATTCGCAGATGGATTCAGCCATAGAAAGTGCCAATAATACCTACAGCCAAGGCTATACCAACTCTATTTTAATCGGCATCTGTGTATCATTGCTGGCCATATTCATTGGTTGGTATCTTGCTGGTTGCGTTCGTAAACCTCTTGTATCAACGTTAAAAACATTAGAAGCCTTAACGAATGGTGATATGACCCAGCGAATCAGCGGCAATACTTTTATTGAATTCGATAAATTAAGCCACCACATCAATACGCTGGCTGATAATTTACAAGAAATACTCAGAAAACTAAGCCAAGCATCAGAGGGGCTAACAAAGGTAGCGGCAGAGAACCAAACAACAACGACAAAAGCAAAACACCGATTAAATGAACAACGCCAGCAAACAGCCTCTGTTGCAACGGCGATGACCGAAATGGAGCAATCTGTTGCGGATGTATCGTTAAGTGCACAGCAATCGATGGAGCGCGTACACGCAGTAGAAAAAGCATCGGAAGTCGGTCGTGATGTGATGAGCAAAAACATTCACACCGCACACCAGCTTTCAGACCGTTTAGATGAATCCGTTCTTGCAGTCTCTAAACTACAAGAAATGAGTAGTAATATCGGTTCAATTCTTGATGTGATCCGAAACATTGCCGATCAAACCAATTTATTGGCATTGAATGCGGCAATCGAAGCAGCACGAGCGGGTGATCAAGGTCGAGGTTTTGCAGTCGTCGCCGATGAAGTCAGAGTGCTGGCTAAACGCACCACTGATTCAACATCTGAAATTGAAAAAATGATTCAAAGTTTACAATCAAGTTCGGGGCAAGCGGTTAGCGTCATGCAAACTTGTGTAACTGAAATGACAAGCAGTATTACACAAGCCTCTGATGCCAATGGTGCAATGGAAGAAATTCAATCACTTATCATGGAAATCAGTCAGATGAGTGCGCAAATAGCTCAAGCATCTGAAGAACAGCAATGTACGACAGGTTCTATCGCTCGCAGCCTTGAAGACAT is drawn from Photobacterium profundum SS9 and contains these coding sequences:
- a CDS encoding methyl-accepting chemotaxis protein — protein: MKSKKQTSVIQRIYAGFALMVALLIATIVLMLDGTSRIHQQLESVTTNALPLVSTTNQTSVSLLAADKIFKDYLTTQDPTRMQTYETNFTQAQDAFVQAREQLAKVAKGNPTLNAYLGDLSALEDRYFNEAHSAMNNYRVQLLAQEERQQSTRRFQQLHTELNVRMKEYIADQDNLSVKMIAMSYFNQLAKTETITSDALATEDIAKIEKALKNNRKFVNHLGQSYRALTSQLPEVKRIFDKTVAQYKLDIGQKGGVLDQHYEYIEARNRLYDNIAVLAAEIDQAMVLLDNFRTLANSQMDSAIESANNTYSQGYTNSILIGICVSLLAIFIGWYLAGCVRKPLVSTLKTLEALTNGDMTQRISGNTFIEFDKLSHHINTLADNLQEILRKLSQASEGLTKVAAENQTTTTKAKHRLNEQRQQTASVATAMTEMEQSVADVSLSAQQSMERVHAVEKASEVGRDVMSKNIHTAHQLSDRLDESVLAVSKLQEMSSNIGSILDVIRNIADQTNLLALNAAIEAARAGDQGRGFAVVADEVRVLAKRTTDSTSEIEKMIQSLQSSSGQAVSVMQTCVTEMTSSITQASDANGAMEEIQSLIMEISQMSAQIAQASEEQQCTTGSIARSLEDISHIADANFSSMEEVAEASSKLDELANQQNTLVHRFKL